One Candidatus Nitrososphaera evergladensis SR1 genomic window, CGCAGATTGCAGTATAGTCCATCTCCGAGTATCCGCTGTTGTTTGCCGCCCTGAACATCTGCTGTACATGCGCAGTAGTCGGAAGCGTGATGCCTTGCACCTGAGCCGTGTCGTTTGCAAGCTCTAGGTCTTTGAGCATGTTCTTTAGGTGAAAAGAGGGCGCATAATCATTTGCCACCATGAGCGGTCCTTTTTTCTCCGACAGGCCAGTCTTGAAGTAAGTGGTATTTAGCACCTGCACAAACACCGCAGGGTCGATGCCAGATCCCTTTACAAGCATAATGCCTTCTGACACCGCCGTTGCAATTAGCGCGATGTTGAGGTTGAGGGCAAGTTTCACCGCGTTTGCAGAACCGTCCTTTTCAGAGATGTAAAATACACGCTTGCCCATCTTTTCTATCACGGGTCTTGCCTTTTCAAACGCCTGCCTGCTTCCGGCAACCATGGGCACAAGTTCGCCTGCCTCGGCAGCCGCAGGCCCGCCCATCACTGGCATGCCAAGCATTTCAATCCCGACTTTGCGCAACTCTTGCGCGCAGTACGCAGACTGCTCTGGAGAGATGGTGCTGGCGTCTATGATTATTGCATGGGAGCCGTTTTTCTTTGACGACTTGGCAATGCCTTTATCGCCAAAAAACACTTGTTTTACAGCATCAAAGTTTGTCACGACGGTTATCACAAGGTTGCAGTTTGAGGCAAGTTCAAGTGGGCTTGCGGCCACTTTGGCATCCTTTGAAAACAGGTTTGCTTTTGACTTTTCCCGGTTATAGACCCAGACATCGTGGCCCGTGCTTATCAAGCGCTTTGCAATGCCAGAGCCCATAAGGCCCAACCCTGCTATGCCAACTTTCACGCCCTTTTTCCCTCATGCGCCAATAAAAAACCTATACACGATGGCCGATTCTTAAACTACGAGAAAAAAGGTTAAATCGTTGAGGTTTGTTCTATAACAAAGTAATTGCTTTTTGATCTTGCAGTTTCCAGTACATATATACATTTATTCCCATTTATGGTTACTGACGGCAGAAGAAGAAGAGGAATGAAATGATCAAGATGGACATGCCGCGCCTTTTAGACGAAAGAGGGTACAAGCCACTAAAAGTGCAGGAAAAGGCAGTGGCCTCTGCGGCATTGAGCTCGCTCACGGTCCTCGGCGAGTCGTCTGTCAGGGCGCTTCTTTACCACATGGCAGCCCTTGCCGCAATGCAGGAAAGAGAGCTCCTCTCAAACTACAAAGAGTTTGAAAAAGCGTTGTGGTCTGCTCTTGGCAGCGGAGCTGACATTATCCTAAAGCGCTTTG contains:
- a CDS encoding NAD(P)-dependent oxidoreductase, which codes for MKVGIAGLGLMGSGIAKRLISTGHDVWVYNREKSKANLFSKDAKVAASPLELASNCNLVITVVTNFDAVKQVFFGDKGIAKSSKKNGSHAIIIDASTISPEQSAYCAQELRKVGIEMLGMPVMGGPAAAEAGELVPMVAGSRQAFEKARPVIEKMGKRVFYISEKDGSANAVKLALNLNIALIATAVSEGIMLVKGSGIDPAVFVQVLNTTYFKTGLSEKKGPLMVANDYAPSFHLKNMLKDLELANDTAQVQGITLPTTAHVQQMFRAANNSGYSEMDYTAICAFLAKINGMEGGEGRKTK